The Musa acuminata AAA Group cultivar baxijiao chromosome BXJ2-2, Cavendish_Baxijiao_AAA, whole genome shotgun sequence genome has a segment encoding these proteins:
- the LOC135605062 gene encoding alpha carbonic anhydrase 1, chloroplastic-like, producing the protein MQKGGGDCKHTHRHKLLLRSTICSFAGSLPSHPSFSSFPFLVYTPNSVGTCNDHHPAQSRGERGERRETTMTYVKPFFCLGIASLLLVSACAHDFIQFGYGGANGPDKWGSLSSEYQLCSQGLHQSPINIVKNATAYNQNLGPLTRDYVSTKASLVNNGFSIELRYQASAGKAVVDGKSYSLTQMIWHSPSEHLIDGERFPVELQLIHKSDDGNIAVVAIMYHYGHPDAFLLQIQDEMEKLAMEQCSADQEAQIPLGVVQTRALKRRTRKYFRYVGSLTTPPCTENVTWNILGKVREMTKEQANSLQAPLSQKYRYNARPVQPLNGRCVQLFDETQRNKKPS; encoded by the exons ATgcaaaagggaggaggagattgCAAGCACACCCACCGCCACAAGCTTCTCCTCCGTTCCACTATATGTAGCTTTGCAGGCTCTCTCCCCTCTCATCCATCCTTCTCTTCCTTCCCCTTCCTTGTATACACCCCCAACTCTGTAGGCACCTGCAACGATCACCATCCAGCACAAAgcagaggagaaagaggagagaggaggGAGACGACGATGACCTACGTGAAGCCCTTCTTTTGCCTGGGGATTGCTTCCCTTCTTCTGGTCTCTGCCTGCGCCCATG ATTTCATCCAATTTGGATACGGCGGAGCAAATGGACCAGATAAATGGGGAAGCTTGAGCTCAGAATACCAATTGTGCTCTCAGGGGCTCCACCAATCCCCCATCAACATCGTCAAGAATGCGACGGCCTACAACCAAAACCTGGGTCCTCTTACCAGGGATTACGTCTCCACCAAGGCTTCCCTCGTTAACAATGGCTTCAGCATTGAG CTGCGATACCAGGCATCTGCTGGGAAAGCAGTGGTGGATGGCAAGAGCTACAGCCTGACGCAGATGATTTGGCATTCACCTTCCGAGCACTTGATCGATGGAGAACG GTTCCCGGTGGAGCTTCAGCTGATCCACAAGAGCGACGACGGCAACATCGCGGTCGTCGCCATCATGTACCACTACGGCCACCCCGATGCCTTCCTCCTCCAG ATCCAGGATGAGATGGAGAAACTGGCCATGGAGCAGTGCTCGGCAGACCAAGAAGCGCAGATCCCGCTCGGCGTCGTCCAAACCAGGGCCTTGAAGCGCCGCACTCGCAAGTACTTCCGATACGTCGGGTCTCTCACCACGCCCCCCTGCACCGAGAACGTCACATGGAACATCCTCGGCAAG GTGAGGGAGATGACCAAGGAGCAGGCGAACTCGCTGCAAGCGCCTCTGAGCCAGAAGTACCGCTACAACGCGAGGCCGGTGCAGCCGTTGAACGGCAGGTGCGTGCAGCTCTTCGACGAGACCCAGCGTAACAAGAAGCCGTCTTGA
- the LOC135606190 gene encoding small ribosomal subunit protein uS11y-like, with translation MSGRKKTREPKEENVTLGPAVRVGEQVFGVAHIFASFNDTFIHVTDLSGRETLVRITGGMKVKADRDESSPYAAMLAAQDVAQRCKELGITALHIKLRATGGNKTKTPGPGAQSALRALARSGMKIGRIEDVTPIPTDSTCRKGGRRGRRL, from the exons ATG TCTGGGCGAAAGAAGACCAGGGAGCCCAAGGAGGAGAATGTGACACTAGGGCCTGCAGTCCGCGTAGGGGAGCAAGTATTTGGTGTTGCTCATATATTTGCATCATTCAATGATACCTTTATT CATGTTACAGATCTTTCTGGGAGGGAAACCTTGGTTCGAATTACAG GTGGTATGAAGGTTAAAGCTGATAGGGATGAGTCATCTCCTTATGCAGCTATGCTTGCAGCGCAAGATGTGGCGCAGCGATGCAAG GAACTTGGGATTACTGCTCTGCATATTAAGCTGCGAGCTACTGGCGGGAATAAGACAAAAACTCCTGGCCCTGGTGCTCAGTCTGCCCTTAGGGCACTTGCTCGCTCTGGAATGAAAATCGGGCGTATTG AGGATGTGACGCCAATTCCTACTGACAGCACATGCAGGAAGGGCGGCAGAAGAGGAAGGCGGCTTTGA
- the LOC103976526 gene encoding protein FANTASTIC FOUR 1-like codes for MAACGSLSSLFEKPRPENPTLMESLSSWSQIMAKKPVDNACSFTEIFGELHFQEKPAPPPDSNHSFPLKSSDKLQLCTERLGSESSDDVDDLVEEDGDDRGSDRWKEKQAVVGGGHPNNCSDVRTKTGGFPPPISSIGKSGKPWIYFKSYRHEGRFVLREIRIPTKEFLHASREDGRLKLQLVHPDEEIPEGDEDEDDDDDDDDDDEEEEEEEEEEEEEEEEEEEEEEEKEEEEEEKTKAIQGNVD; via the coding sequence ATGGCAGCCTGTGGTAGCTTGAGCTCCTTGTTTGAGAAGCCGAGGCCGGAAAACCCGACGCTGATGGAGTCCCTGTCATCCTGGAGCCAGATCATGGCCAAGAAGCCGGTGGACAATGCCTGCAGCTTCACCGAGATCTTCGGCGAGCTGCACTTCCAAGAGAAGCCCGCGCCGCCGCCAGATTCCAACCACAGTTTCCCTCTGAAGAGTTCGGACAAGCTGCAGCTCTGCACCGAAAGGCTCGGCTCGGAGAGCTCTGATGATGTTGACGACCTGGTCGAGGAGGATGGTGATGACCGGGGCAGCGATCGTTGGAAGGAGAAGCAGGCCGTGGTTGGCGGTGGACATCCGAACAACTGTTCTGATGTGAGGACGAAGACAGGTGGCTTTCCGCCTCCCATTTCTTCTATCGGGAAGAGCGGCAAGCCATGGATCTACTTCAAGTCTTACAGGCATGAGGGGAGGTTTGTTCTGAGGGAGATCAGAATCCCCACCAAGGAATTCTTGCACGCTTCGCGCGAAGATGGCCGGCTCAAGCTGCAACTAGTCCACCCGGATGAGGAAATCCCTGAAGGAGATGAAgacgaagatgatgatgatgatgatgatgatgatgatgaagaagaagaagaagaagaagaagaagaagaagaagaagaagaagaagaagaagaagaagaagaagaaaaagaagaagaagaagaagaaaagacaaAAGCTATCCAAGGCAATGTTGATTAA
- the LOC135584564 gene encoding OVARIAN TUMOR DOMAIN-containing deubiquitinating enzyme 6-like, translating into MTRIFVQRGSVGSPSNANRPPSNSVPQPSASQAASSSREQDVEKQVLEDQSALNDPREPSESGDDKILKHDDPGASTVVEGGSNVCFEEDRSMHDVSASSVIRQETSEPCVNQKDSVRLCTGSSQIVNGGSYPPPPPAPPPKPFSTNLGSRRTSLGSSNTARISSLRRQSAWPGVSTRSPSESRPSSPRSYGEGEGYNSADEQGPCYASSFDDSERERLFDLEIRRTKGFEVKKMLEDGNCLFRAVADQVYGEPESYDLARQMCLDYMEKERDHFSQFVTEGFTSYCKRKRRDKVYGNNIEIQAFAEMYNRPIHIYSYSTEPINIFQGNYDTDTPPIRLSYHHGNHYNSLVDPLRMTVGVGLGISSLRERNLDKDQVKAAIRAQQDQQIDNALVAEGRFYSDLELTEKEIERMVMEASRAEYLAKDNLKQYPSFRESSTSRAEPSSSVATTGSSRSTLEADGQRVFLPETVPTSSMQTVLSMGFGYMQVMEAYSIFGDDVDSMVCYLLEMGGNRSPLGRNRHKGKAAE; encoded by the exons ATGACTAGAATCTTTGTTCAGCGTGGATCGGTGGGGTCTCCCTCGAATGCCAATCGCCCTCCTTCGAACTCAGTGCCCCAGCCTTCTGCCTCTCAGGCTGCCTCTAGTTCCAGGGAGCAGGATGTAGAAAAACAGGTTCTTGAAGACCAGAGTGCACTAAACGATCCCAGAGAGCCATCAGAGAGTGGTGACGATAAAATATTGAAGCATGATGATCCTGGAGCTTCTACTGTAGTTGAGGGTGGTTCCAATGTTTGTTTTGAAGAGGACAGATCTATGCATGATGTCTCAGCTTCTTCAGTTATTAGGCAAGAGACGAGTGAACCTTGTGTGAACCAAAAAGATTCTGTGCGATTGTGTACTGGCTCATCCCAGATTGTTAATGGAGGTTCATACCCTCCACCACCTCCAGCCCCACCTCCAAAACCGTTTTCCACAAATTTGGGCTCAAGGAGAACCAGCTTGGGGTCTTCAAACACTGCAAGGATTAGTTCTTTAAGAAGGCAGTCAGCTTGGCCGGGTGTCTCAACGCGGTCACCATCAGAATCTCGGCCTTCTTCTCCAAGGTCATATGGTGAAGGGGAAGGTTACAATAGTGCAGATGAACAAGGCCCTTGCTATGCGTCCTCTTTTGATGATTCG GAGAGAGAAAGGCTGTTTGACCTTGAGATACGCCGAACAAAGGGTTTTGAAGTCAAAAAAATGTTGGAGGATGGGAATTGTCTTTTTCGGGCCGTGGCTGACCAAGTTTATGGTGAGCCAGAATCTTATGATCTGGCAAGACAAATGTGCCTGGATTATATG GAAAAAGAGAGGGACCATTTCTCTCAATTTGTAACAGAAGGCTTCACATCATACTGCAAGCGGAAAAGGCGAGACAAG GTCTATGGAAACAACATTGAGATCCAGGCATTTGCTGAAATGTACAATCGTCCTATACATATATATTCTTATAGCACAG AACCTATTAATATCTTCCAGGGAAATTATGACACTGACACACCTCCAATTCGATTAAGTTACCATCACGGTAACCATTACAACTCACTTGTTGATCCACTCAGGATGACAGTTGGTGTAGGCCTTGGAATTAGCAGTCTTCGAGAG AGAAACCTTGATAAGGACCAGGTGAAGGCTGCCATTAGAGCCCAGCAGGACCAGCAAATTGACAAT GCACTTGTGGCTGAGGGACGTTTTTACTCTGATCTTGAACTGACAGAGAAGGAAATTGAGCGGATGGTGATGGAGGCTTCACGGGCCGAATATTTAGCCAAGGACAACCTGAAGCAGTATCCTTCGTTCCGAGAGTCCTCCACGTCTAGAGCGGAACCATCATCCTCTGTGGCAA CAACAGGGTCGTCTCGATCTACACTGGAGGCTGATGGCCAGAGAGTCTTTTTGCCAGAGACTGTGCCCACCAGCAGCATGCAGACGGTTCTGTCGATGGGTTTCGGTTACATGCAGGTCATGGAAGCATATAGCATTTTTGGTGATGATGTGGATTCCATGGTGTGCTACCTGCTGGAGATGGGAGGCAACAGGTCTCCCCTTGGCAGGAATAGACATAAAGGGAAAGCAGCAGAGTGA
- the LOC135606191 gene encoding uncharacterized protein LOC135606191, translating into MSLYVGHLSSHIRQEELERVFRRFGWCNVQLKDGYGFVVYQAPPDAERALRSLRGKPICGEQITINWSNRQPRPVQRLARTTRFNEPLQRRNFREENEEVGIRGSNARRGFYARTFHSSMYNRERQTLDDALDKKRGRTTDDITDIEGDKGVNLGMTNEGGMSALDQVENDRWGEPDIDTLNSNGIDNGDEFDRYEPYHGYDKRDENENVQIDSPSSRDRGISREKRQRENSIHGNDRKIDMLKPQQTCYKCGQVGHIMRTCPKTDARREKFSKFNSSKEEVNVREKGRRIKRFRSNSWGSPDISRDPMVSRRHKRDRKEYHSVKARGMSRECERSPESRKRHRPKLRKDFPSKRKSKLENGASKKALKKGLHRKSSTPSSSSASDRSSSQLHSRSSRSVTGSSSPSHLRSASSRSRSISDSSSSSYSKSVSSISKSRLRLKSKSRSRSRSRSLSLSVSLEPKVTPSNNKQIGHSTKTSSDDNVTSPTSEQLECNKADDACTMLEDGNPSTSFKVDNEISGEHFGYNVDVVEDPTIRTDYNEKNICSDHSKYESDQHEDLPLKLKRWTSTQQEASSSTRLTTEEMFLALKHYGFEAPEESHSSITVEEYFGAARMWPWEMIYYRQSKKGPISTENYARRLEQNRQFGIVDKYIRSSSGWGEHNRQQDT; encoded by the coding sequence ATGTCTTTGTACGTGGGTCATCTTTCTTCCCATATTCGACAAGAGGAACTTGAACGAGTTTTCCGAAGGTTTGGGTGGTGCAATGTACAGCTCAAAGATGGTTATGGCTTTGTTGTGTATCAAGCTCCTCCAGATGCAGAGAGAGCTCTTAGATCATTAAGAGGAAAGCCTATATGTGGGGAGCAAATAACTATTAATTGGTCAAACAGACAGCCCAGACCTGTTCAACGATTAGCGAGGACGACCAGATTTAATGAACCCCTTCAACGAAGGAACTTTAGGGAAGAAAATGAGGAGGTTGGTATCAGGGGTTCTAATGCTAGGAGGGGCTTTTATGCTAGGACATTCCATAGCTCGATGTATAACCGTGAAAGACAAACTTTGGATGATGCACTTGATAAAAAGAGGGGCCGTACCACTGACGATATCACTGACATTGAAGGGGATAAAGGTGTAAATCTAGGAATGACGAATGAAGGTGGTATGAGTGCTCTTGATCAAGTAGAAAATGATCGATGGGGTGAGCCTGATATAGACACATTGAATAGCAATGGAATTGATAATGGAGATGAGTTTGACCGTTATGAACCTTACCATGGGTATGATAAAAGGGACGAGAATGAAAACGTCCAGATTGATAGCCCTAGTTCTAGGGATAGAGGTATTTCTCGAGAAAAGAGGCAGAGAGAGAACTCTATTCATGGTAACGACAGAAAAATTGATATGTTAAAACCCCAGCAGACTTGTTATAAATGTGGTCAAGTTGGTCACATAATGCGTACCTGCCCTAAAACAGATGCTCGAAGAGAGAAATTTAGCAAATTTAACAGCAGTAAGGAAGAAGTAAATGTTAGAGAAAAAGGAAGACGAATAAAGAGGTTTAGATCGAATTCATGGGGATCACCTGATATCAGTAGAGATCCAATGGTATCAAGGCGTCACAAACGGGATAGAAAGGAATATCATTCTGTAAAGGCTAGAGGAATGAGCAGGGAATGTGAGAGATCTCCAGAAAGTAGGAAAAGACACAGGCCAAAGCTCAGAAAAGATTTTCCATCTAAAAGAAAAAGCAAGCTGGAAAATGGAGCATCGAAAAAGGCACTGAAAAAAGGACTGCATAGGAAATCTAGtacaccatcttcttcttctgcatctgATAGAAGCAGCTCACAGTTGCATTCTAGGTCGTCCAGATCTGTTACTGGTTCTAGTTCTCCTTCACACTTAAGGTCTGCATCTTCTCGCTCTCGCTCAATTTCTGATTCAAGTTCCTCTTCCTACTCGAAATCTGTGAGCTCTATATCTAAGTCAAGGTTAAGGTTAAAGTCAAAGTCAAGGTCgaggtcaagatcaagatcactgtCCTTATCTGTCTCACTGGAGCCGAAGGTAACACCATCGAATAATAAGCAAATAGGGCACTCCACCAAAACCTCCTCAGATGATAATGTGACAAGCCCCACATCTGAGCAATTGGAATGTAACAAAGCTGACGATGCATGTACAATGTTGGAAGATGGAAACCCAAGCACTTCTTTCAAGGTGGATAACGAAATTAGTGGTGAACATTTTGGGTATAATGTAGATGTCGTGGAGGATCCCACAATCAGGACTGATTATAATGAGAAAAATATATGCTCAGATCATTCTAAGTATGAGAGCGACCAACATGAAGATCTCCCTCTTAAGCTGAAGAGATGGACATCCACCCAACAAGAGGCAAGCAGTTCCACTAGATTAACAACAGAGGAGATGTTCTTAGCTCTGAAACACTATGGATTTGAAGCTCCAGAAGAGAGCCACAGTAGCATAACTGTGGAGGAATACTTTGGTGCTGCTCGAATGTGGCCATGGGAAATGATCTATTATCGGCAGTCGAAAAAGGGTCCTATTTCTACTGAGAACTACGCAAGGCGGCTTGAACAAAATAGGCAATTTGGTATTGTGGATAAGTACATCAGAAGCAGTAGTGGTTGGGGAGAACACAACCGACAACAGGATACATGA
- the LOC103976522 gene encoding protein BIC1-like — protein MELHPESAIDIAPANRGPGVRVELVPSSSSEDPPAKSSEELVDACSKKSTREERAACSTEVAMERVGAHAAEESGRERLKRHRMEMAGRVWIPETWGQENRLKDWIDSSVFDRPLVPKGLVSAREALVEACRRTSSRSRQIRNPC, from the coding sequence ATGGAGCTGCATCCCGAATCCGCAATCGACATTGCTCCCGCGAATCGGGGACCGGGAGTCCGCGTCGAGCTGGTGCCGTCATCATCTTCGGAGGATCCACCAGCCAAGAGCTCGGAAGAGCTCGTCGATGCATGCTCGAAGAAAAGCACTCGCGAAGAGCGCGCGGCGTGCTCGACGGAGGTCGCGATGGAGCGCGTCGGAGCCCACGCGGCCGAGGAAAGCGGGCGGGAGAGGCTTAAGAGGCACAGGATGGAGATGGCGGGGCGGGTGTGGATACCGGAGACATGGGGGCAGGAGAAtcgtctaaaggattggatcgaCAGCTCGGTGTTCGACAGGCCTCTCGTTCCCAAGGGTTTGGTGTCGGCCAGGGAGGCGCTGGTGGAGGCGTGTCGACGGACGAGCTCCCGCTCGCGCCAGATAAGAAACCCATGCTAA
- the LOC103976525 gene encoding small ribosomal subunit protein eS25w yields the protein MAPKKDKAAPPSSKPAKSGGGKQKKKKWSKGKQKEKVNNAVLFDQASYDKMLSEVPKFKQITPSVLSERLRVNGSLARRAIKDLMARGAIRMVSAHASQQIYTRATNT from the exons ATG GCGCCCAAGAAGGATAAGGCCGCACCCCCGTCCTCGAAGCCGGCTAAATCCGGTGGAGGCAAGCAGAAGAAGAAG AAGTGGAGCAAGGGAAAGCAGAAGGAGAAGGTGAACAATGCGGTCCTCTTTGACCAGGCGAGCTACGATAAGATGCTCTCCGAGGTTCCCAAGTTCAAGCAGATTACTCCTTCCGTGCTCTCCGAGAGATTGCGG GTTAATGGATCACTAGCAAGGAGAGCAATAAAGGATTTGATGGCAAGGGGTGCTATCAGGATGGTATCTGCTCATGCAAGCCAACAAATCTACACCAGAGCTACTAATACCTAG
- the LOC135605063 gene encoding uncharacterized protein LOC135605063 encodes MGCVSSKLLVREDDEEANHVVFLTSTTYGVLNLDRNEAGGKREDDEEEGREVIKREWRSDAKEEPAEVIDAWELMEGLADETPVSSPLKRSPKPHPSTHASIVSPSPRSRKTRESGKENTVPRRDSARWDLDPNRILRPFSSSDNARRAGLASSLTPRKKLGRDSGGGSVSRRSLGPVFDPDLLASLEREHVEEGEQMKKMVALARDSSVLLQYYEEKCPPGGQNSVVIYTTTLRGIRKTFEDCNGVRSTLDSHRVRVMERDISMDSGYRAELRTLMGGAREVKVPAVFVKGRLLGGAAELAKLEEDGALGPLLQGIPRAATACEGCGGVSFVVCVDCSGSCRVLDEEEKKTVKCGKCNENGLRHCPMCC; translated from the coding sequence ATGGGTTGCGTCTCCTCCAAACTGCTCGTGAGGGAGGACGATGAAGAAGCCAACCACGTCGTCTTCCTCACCTCCACCACCTACGGCGTCCTCAACCTCGATCGCAATGAAGCCGGTGGGAAGAGGgaggatgatgaagaagaaggacGGGAAGTCATTAAGAGGGAATGGAGGAGTGACGCGAAGGAAGAGCCAGCGGAGGTCATCGACGCATGGGAACTCATGGAGGGCCTCGCCGACGAGACGCCGGTTTCGTCCCCGCTTAAGAGATCCCCAAAGCCTCACCCTTCGACGCACGCTTCCATCGTATCGCCGTCTCCCAGGAGTCGGAAGACTAGAGAGTCGGGGAAAGAGAACACGGTGCCGCGGCGGGACTCGGCGAGGTGGGATCTCGACCCGAATCGGATCTTGAGGCCCTTCAGTTCCTCGGATAACGCGAGGCGGGCCGGACTCGCTTCGTCGTTGACTCCGCGCAAGAAGCTTGGGAGGGATTCCGGCGGCGGCTCTGTGTCCAGGAGGAGCCTTGGCCCGGTCTTCGACCCCGACCTTCTTGCTTCCCTGGAGAGGGAACACGTGGAGGAGGGCGAGCAGATGAAGAAGATGGTGGCCTTGGCCCGCGATTCCAGCGTCTTGCTCCAGTACTACGAGGAGAAGTGCCCGCCCGGCGGGCAGAACTCGGTGGTCATCTACACGACGACGCTGCGGGGAATCAGGAAGACATTCGAGGACTGCAACGGCGTCAGGTCCACTCTCGATTCTCACCGTGTTCGGGTCATGGAGagggacatctccatggactcggGATACAGAGCGGAGCTGAGGACGCTGATGGGAGGAGCAAGAGAGGTCAAGGTCCCTGCGGTTTTCGTGAAGGGGAGGCTCCTCGGTGGCGCGGCCGAGTTGGCGAAGCTGGAAGAGGATGGGGCGCTGGGGCCGTTGCTGCAGGGGATTCCGAGGGCGGCGACGGCGTGCGAGGGATGCGGAGGGGTGAGTTTTGTGGTGTGTGTGGattgcagtggcagctgcagggtGTTggatgaagaggagaagaagacggTGAAATGTGGGAAGTGCAATGAGAATGGCTTGAGACACTGTCCCATGTGTTGCTGA